From Pedobacter aquae:
CTGTGGTGTTGAAGTAGAAGAAGCATTAACCACTTTAATTCTTGCTGAACCGGTTTCATCTACATCGTCTTTTTTACAAGAAGTAAAACCTGCGGCAACTGCTAAAAGCAATGCTCCGCTTAAAATCTGTTTTAAAAAATTGTTCTTTTTCATGTTCGTTAATTTATTTGTTACAAAGCATTGCCAAACAAATAACGAACCCCTATTCAAATTAAGACTTGATATTAACCTAAGGATGAATGTTTAAATTGATAATTAGCTTAATGATTAGTGTTATAGAAATTTAAGCTAAGCTAAAAAACAGGTGTTTCCTTTTTTAGACAACTACAACCAAGTTATAAGTTTTTGATAAAGTTCTATAGGCTTAAAAGGTTTAGATAAATAATCGTTCATACCTGCCGCTTGTATATCTGCTAATAAATTTTCTGAAACCGTTGCCGTAAAAGCTAAGATAGGAATTTGCGATTTTCGGCTATCTTGCATCGCTCTTATATGCTTTGCCGTTGCATAGCCATCTAGCTCTGGCATGTATAAATCCATCAAAACAATATCAAAACTGTCTTCTCTAAGCTTTTCTAAAGCTTCTCTTCCATTTTCTGCAAATACTGGCGTATTATTCCATTTATTTAAAACCTTTTGTAAAAGTAACCTATTCATGACATGATCTTCTGCTACAAGAATCCTGATTTCACTTAAATCTTTATCTAGCAAATCAAGCTCTATGCTCAAATCATCAGTACTTTGGTCTATCAATAAGTTTAAATTAAAATAAAAATTAGAGCCTTTATAGGGTATACTTTCTAAATGTATATCGCTATCAAAAAGGCTGAGTAATTTTCTTACAATGGCAAGGCCTAGTCCTGTTCCTCCATAATTTCTAGAAATACTTGTGGTTGCTTGCCTAAACGGTTCAAAAACCACTTGCTGTTGTTCTTTACTGATTCCAATTCCTGTATCCGCTACAGAAAAAACAACGCCAATTTGCTCAGTATCCTGATGAACTACTTTAAGACTAACAGTGACGCTACCTTTTGCAGTAAATTTAAGTGCATTTCCAATTAAGTTATATAAGATTTGTGTTATTCTGGTAGCGTCTGATAGTACAGGCAAGTTCTGTAATTGCTCATCTATAGAAACCTTTAAATCTATATGCTTTTGCTCAAACTGAAACTTCATGGTAGAACAAACATCACTTACCAATTCGTAGAGGTTGACTTTTTGTAGGTCAAGATTGAGTTTATCCGAGCTTAATTTATTAAAGTCTAAAATATCATTAATTAAGGCATGTAGGCTCATGGAAGAAAATTTCAAAATTCGAAGATTTTCTTCGTTGTCATCACTCTTAGGGTTAGCCAAGAATAAATCTGTTATACCAATAACTGCATTAAGTGGAGTTCTTAGTTCATGAGACATGGCAGATAAAAAGTCTGATTTAGATTGTGCTGCTTGATTGGCCTCTTTTGCCGTAATCTCTAACTTTCTATTGAGTTCTATTTGTTTGGCAATATTAGCCGAAAATGCCTGATTGAAAAAATAATGAGCTACAATAACAGTGAGGAAATTTAAAGCCACCAAAATTTCATAGCCTGGAGAAGCTAAAGGAGCAGAAACGTATTCATTTAAGACCCATTTAATATCATAAACCAGATTAATCATGATGGGTAGACAAGCTAATATAGAAGCTATAATAGCTACTCTAGAGCCTATCAAATAAAAACTGCTCATGATAAGCATAAAAGTAAACTGTATGGCTACCAAATTTAAGCTCCCAGATACCATCAATACATTAGACCAAATAACGATTAAGCCCATCCAAACCATCATATGACTTATTCTAGATAAACTAGTTTTTCTGGATAGTAGCAGTTTAAGAAGTAAAAAATAAATAATACCAAAAAAAACAGACCTGTTTAACTGAAAATCTTGTTGATAATACCAAGCGGTAAAGAGTACCACAAGTACCTTACTTAAAGATAGTACGAGTAAGGAAAATAAAATTTTTATTTTAACTCTTTCTAAGGAATCTGATTCCGTAGATAGTAGTTTTTTTAAGGACAGGTTTAAAATTGAGAGATTGTTCATGAGCGCTACCCACGAATATAAGTATTTCTCAAATTAAGAAAATAACATTTTAGAAATATAGTTAATCATTTAACTAAAAAGCGAGAGCGAAAATTTCATTCCAAAAAAAAGAAACCAAATAAATTTGATTCCTTTTTCTTTAATCCCTAAAACGTGATCTTTTTTTATTTTACTGTATCAACAATAGCTTTGAAAGCTTCTGGATGATTCATTGCTAAATCAGCTAAAACTTTTCTGTTTAAACCTATGTTTTTTGCAGCTAATTTCCCAATTAATTGAGAATAAGAGATACCGTACTGACGGGCTCCAGCGTTGATACGCTGAATCCATAAAGCTCTGAACTCTCTCTTTTTAACTTTTCTGTCGCGGAAAGCATATTGCAAACCTTTTTCAACAGTATTCTTCGCAACGGTGTAAACCTTGCTTCTTGAACCCCAGTAGCCTTTGGCTAAACCTAAGATTTTTTTCTTCTTCTTCTTGACGCTACTGCGTTAACCGAACGTGGCATATTTTAAATGATTTTGATAAACGGCGATTCGTGTCTCAGAATTCTTACTACCGGATACCTGGTTAATAAATTAATTACTTTCCGATACAAAGCATACGTTTAACATTTCCCATATCTCCATCATTTACATATGTAGTTTGAGTTAAGTTACGTTTTTGCTTTGTAGTCTTCTTAGTTAAGATGTGACTTTTGTAAGCACTCTTTCTTTTGATTTTACCTGTTCCAGTAAGCGAAAAACGCTTTTTTGCACTAGAATTGGTTTTCATTTTTGGCATAATTATGCTTTTTAATTTAACCTGTGGATATTTATTTTTTTAACGTTTTAGGCGCAACTGTTAAGAACATTCTCTTCCCTTCTAATTTAGGAAGTAGTTCTACTTTTCCACAATCTTCTAAAGCCTGAGCAAATTTCAATAATAAAATTTCTCCCTGCTCTTTGTAAACTATAGCTCTACCTTTAAAGTGAACGTAAGCTCTTACTTTTTCACCAGCTTCTAAAAAGCTAACGGCATGCTTTAATTTAAATTGAAAATCATGATCACTGGTATTAGGACCGAAACGAATCTCCTTAATAACAGTTTGTTTTGCATTTGCTTTGATTTCTTTAAGTTTCTTCTTTTGCTCGTAAACAAACTTATTGTAATCAACAATTTTACATACTGGCGGATTTGCATTAGGTGAAATCTCAACTAAGTCGAGTTCCAACTCTTCTGCCATCTGCAATGCTTTTTCTATAGGGTACACGCCCTGTTCAATATCCTCGCCTACTACCCTAACTTCCCTGGCTCTAATACGTCTGTTGATATTATGAGCCGGCTCTGTGGTTCTTCTGCTTCTGTTATTCGGATTCAATTTTGGTCTAATAATAGTCCTCCAGTTATTTATTTAAATAATGATTTCTTGTTGAAGATGATTTTGGAACTCTTCTAAAGTCATACTTCCTTTATCTCCCTCGCCATGCTTACGTACAGAAACCATGCCTTCTTGCATTTCTTTCTCACCTATAATAAGCATATAAGGTAGTTTTTTGATTTCAGCATCCCTAATCTTCCTTCCAATTTTCTCATCCCGCAAATCAATCAAACCGCGAATATCGGAATTATTTAAAGATTCTAAAACTTTTTTACCATAATCTTCAAATTTTTCTGAAATAGGCAAAACTATAAATTGCTCTGGTGTAAGCCATAATGGGAAGTTTCCGGCACAGTGTTCTATCAAAACAGCCACAAACCTTTCTAATGAGCCAAAAGGTGCTCTGTGAATCATCACTGGGCGGTGTTTTTGATTGTCGCTTCCGGTATACTCTAACTCAAACCTTTCAGGTAAATTATAATCTACCTGTATGGTTCCTAGCTGCCATTTTCTACCCAAAGCATCTTTCACCATAAAGTCTAGTTTTGGTCCATAAAATGCAGCCTCGCCTAGCTCTACCACGGTTGGTAAGCCTTTTTCTTCCGCAGCCTCAATAATAGCTTGCTCTGCCAAGTGCCAATTTTCATCAGAACCTATGTACTTGGTTTTATTTTCTGGATCTCTTAAAGATACCTGTGCGGTATAATTCTCAAAACCCAAAGCTTTAAAAACATATAAAACTAAGTCGATAACCTTTTTAAACTCTTCTTTAACCTGGTCTGGTCTGCAAAATAAGTGCGCATCATCTTGTGTAAAGCCCCTTACCCTAGTTAAACCATGTAACTCGCCGCTTTGCTCATAACGATAAACGGTTCCAAACTCGGCCAATCTTACTGGTAAATCTTTGTAAGATCTAGGTTTAGATTTATAAATTTCGCAATGGTGTGGGCAGTTCATCGGTTTCAAGAAGAACTCTTCACCCTCTTGTGGGGTTTTGATGGGCTGGAAAGAATCTGCCCCGTATTTATCATAATGCCCAGAGGTTATGTATAAGTTTTTATGCCCAATATGTGGGGTAATCACTTGGTCATACCCTGCTTTTTGCTGCGCCTTTTGCAAGAAATTAACCAATCTTTCTCTTAAAGCAGTTCCTTTTGGCAACCATAATGGTAAGCCCATCCCTACTTTTTCTGAGAAAGTAAACAGCTCTAATTCCTTACCTAACTTACGGTGATCTCTTTTCTTGGCTTCCTCAATCATATGCAGATACTCGGTAAGCTCGCTTTGCTTAGGAAAAGTTACGCCATAAATACGGGTTAGCTGCTTTCTGCTTTCATCACCTCTCCAATAAGCGCCTGCAACGTTCATCAGCTTTACAGCTTTGATGAAACCGGTATTAGGTATGTGTGGACCACGACATAAATCGGTAAAATTACCCTGTGTATAGAAAGTGATTTTACCATCCTCAAGGTCTTTGATTAAATCTAATTTATATTCATCGCCTTTTTCTTCAAAATACTTTAAAGCATCTGCTTTAGAAACAGCTGTTCTGCTATACTCCGACTTTGTTTTGGCAAGTTCAATAATTTTATCTTCTATTTTCTTAAAGTCGTCAGAAGAAATCTGATGATCTCCGAAATCAACATCATAATAAAAACCTGTTTCTATAGCCGGGCCAATACCAAATTTTGTTCCTGGATATAAAGCTTCTAAGGCCTCTGCCAACAAGTGAGCAGATGAATGCCAAAAGGTAGATTTTCCATCAGTATCATTCCAGGTTAATAATTTAAGAGACGCATCTTGCTCGATAGGTCTTGAAGCATCCCAAACTTCGCCGTCTACCACGGCAGCTAATACATTTCTGGCTAAGCCTTCTGAAATAGATAAGGCAATTTGATGAGCACTGGTTCCTTTTTCATATTCCCTTACAGAACCATCGGGAAGTGTAATTTTAATCATGTACAACTATGATTGATGTTTGTTAAAAATAATATGCAAAACACTTATACAATGAAGTGTTATAAGGCCGGCAAAATTATTGTTTTTTATTGATAAAAGATTGATTTTTTTGAGGTAAAATAAAGTTAAAAAACTAAGTATAGAATTGAAAACCGAAACATCAACTAAGAGTATATAGAGAGTTTTTAGGATTTGCAATTTAAAATCTTATTTGGTTTTCATTAACATGGGATACGCAATTTGCCGAACTTTGCGGGCTTTTGCGGGCATTTACGAGCTTTTGCGAGAAAAACAAGAGACCGCTTCGAGGCTTCTTCGAGAGTTGTTCGAGAAATACCCCTATTTTATCGAAGGATTGTCGAACGAGTCTCGAAGAAGGTTGGGTGTATTGTCCTGAAAATACTGCTCTTACAATTAATTTTTCTACCTCCTCTATAAGGAGGATACCTCGCAAATAAATTAGGATTACAATTTTAGAAAGTATTAATATTACTATCTAGAAACAGAAATAAAAAAATTATTTCTCCGCCAACACCTTTATCAGTAACTCGGGTTCATCTGTAGTGATAAAGGCTACTTTTTGTGCTATCAAGTTTTTCATATCCATGGGATTATTCACCGTCCAAGCGTTAATGGTTAAACCTAACTGATGAGCATCATTTATCCAAGTAGGGTTCTTTTTATATTCTGAGAAGTGATAATCTAAACCATCAATACCATCTTGCTTTAGTTGTTGTGGAGCTATGCCTCCATTTAAATAGGCTACTTTTGCTTTAGGAAGTAGATCTTTTATCTTCGTAAGGGCATCGTAACTAAAAGAAATATACTCCACCATGTTTTCTGCTTTTAGCTTTTTTATCAATTTCACCACTCGCTCTGCCGCTTCTAGCGTTCTCTCCTTTCCTAATTTGGATGGTTTTAGTTCTAAGATAAGCTTTGTTTGTTTTTGCTTTAAACCTGCTTTTAAATAAGCTTCTGCTGTGGGTATAGACTCGCCGTTACTTAATTTTTTCGTTAGTAATTCTTCATAAGTGACTTGTTCTATGTTGATACCAAAAAAGTCATGATCATGGTTAACCACTAAAATATTGTCTTTGGTGAGATGCACATCAAACTCAGACCCATAACATTTTAAGGCGATGGCTTGGTTTAAAGATGCTATGGAGTTTTGCGGTAATTGTAAAGCTTTCCATGCTCCGCGATGAGCGATTACAGGGTTGTAAACCGATGATTGAATTTCTGAATTACGGTTTAACATAGCACAAGAAGTCATGGTAAAAACGATAATGCCTAAAATTAAAGTAGATATGATTGATTTTTTCATGGAAACAAAGGCTTTTAATGATGGCAAGTTCGGGATATTTTACAAGAATTAGGAAAAGCTTCTCGAAAAAATAATATAAGACGATGAATAGTGGATTTATAAACAAAAAAAGCAGCCTTTACAGCTGCTTTTCGATAACATAATTTATAGCATTACCTACCAAAATCATCTTGTAGTCTCACGATATCATCTTCATCAGAAGGTACGTCTTTATCTGTATGTTGCCATATTTCGGCTATGATTCCCCAATCATTTAAACCTACTAAACGGTGTCTTTCTCCTTTTTTAAGGGTAATTGTTTCTCCTGGATGATAGCTTTTTAATTCGCCTTCTTCATCTGTATCGCTGGTAACCACACCTACGGTTCCGCTTACTACTCTCCAAATTTCTGCTCTGCGGAAATGGTATTGCCATGATAAGCGTTTTTGTGGCTCTACAACTAAGATTTTAGGACTTAATTTACCTGCAATTTGAAGTTGCCCTACCTGCTGACCGTTAAAATAAGTATCAGCAAATTTTTGTGCTTGTGCTTCGTTGATTACAAAAAAACCTCCCCAAGGGCGGGTAGCATCGTAATTTGCAATTTCAAAACCTTGTTCTGTTAAATCTTGTTCTATGTTCTTAAATATTTCTGTTTTCATCTATTAACTCTTCGTTTTTTTATAATTAATGACCGCCTTCTGCTTCAATTTTATTCACGTCAAAGCCTTGTTTTTGTAGCTCTTTACTTACTTTCCATGCAAAAAACAATAAGTAAGCAAAGCAAATTACCGGGATGATATAAGATAAATGGATGCCGCTGTTATCGGCAAAAATACCTTGTACTGGCGGAATAATAGCGCCTCCTAATATCATCATGATTAAAAATGAGGAACCCTGACTGGTGTATTTACCTAATCCTGTGATGGATAAAGAAAAAATACAAGGCCACATGATAGAACAACATAAACCGCCGCTAATGAAAGCATAGGTAGCCGTTTGCCCGGTGGTTAATAAACCTATCAGCATAGCTACAACACCTAATACGGAAAAGGTAGCCAAGGTTTTGGCTGGTTTTTCCTGACTGTAGAAGAAGCCTGCTATCAATACCACAATGCAAACTGCATAGATATATAAATTGCCAATATCTGTACCGCTGATGTGGTTAAAACCTAATATCACCGCAAAGGCAATAAAAGGCACTACAATAGTTAAGATATTTTTTACTGATTTACTCAGGTTAAAAGCCGATATAGCACCTGTCCAACGGCCTATCATTAAACTTCCCCAGTATAATGATATAAAAGGCGCTATTTCTGCCTCTGGATAAGAACCAAATTCTGGTGTATTTAACAAGGCTCCAAAATTACTTTGTATACTTACCTCTACCCCTACATAAGTGAAGATGGCTAGCATCCCTAAAATCAATTGAGGATATCTCATAGCTCCCCAGCCTTCGGGCTTTTTGCTTGCTGCTGTGCTTGATAAGAATAAGGTTAATACCACAATAAGTAAAGATGCATAAACATAAATAGCTGCTGATATACCTGTCATACTTGCTAGCGGGTCTGCAGCTAAAATCAATAAAAATGCGACCAACATAATGAGTAATGGACCATTGGTTTTTTTACTGGCTTCTATATGTTCATCGCTGGTTACTTTTGGCAGTTTAGAGATGGCAAAGAAAATTGCTACTCCAATAAACAAAGCTCCCAAAATATAATACAAGGTATTGATAGAGGTAATTTCTACCGCTTTTGGCTCAGCACCTGCCGCAGTTCCAAATAAAATTATACTTACAATAATAGGCCCTAATAAAGAACCAAAGTTATTTACTCCACCGGCTAGGTTTAACCTATCGGCACCGGTTTCTGGTGTACCTAAAGCTACTGCAAAAGGATTGGCTGCCGTTTGTTGTAGGGAGAAACCTATAGCAATCACAAAAAATGCAGTTAGGATTAATCCGAAAGAACCTATATTAACCGAAGGAACCATCATGAAAGCTCCTAAAGCAGAAATTACCAAACCTACGATAATCCCATTCTTAAAGCCCATCTTATTTAGAATATCTACTTTAATGAGTTGTGAAGCAAAATATAAAATTAATGAGCCTATAAAATAACCTCCGTAAAAGGTAAAATCTATCAGTTGTGATTCAAACTGAGTTAAGTTAAAATGAGTTTTACAAAATGGAATAAAAATACCGTTAGAGGCGGCCACAAAGCCCCAGAAAAAGAAAACGGTTACTAAAGTATACAATGCTGATGTATAACTTTTTTGTGTTGTTGATGTCATGTATATAGTTTAATTTAATTTGGTTTAATATTATTCATTCCAGTTATCTGTACGAAATGGTACAGCCGGCAAATTACTTTTATTTTGGAAATTAGTTACAGAATAATTGTGAAAAGCATAACGTACTGCTACAGGATGTTTAACCTCGGCTGCAAAAACCACAACTTTATCTCCTTGAATACGAGCTTCTGCAGGGTAAAACTTTTTATCCTCGTCGGCAATTAAAAAAACAATATTTTTAGCTTTCAGCTGCATTTGATGTAAGTTATCTAAATTAGTATGAGGTAGCTTAAACGAAAATTCTCCGTTTTTATGGTCTTCCATTTCATAGGTTCTACCCTTAACTGTAAAGAACTTTCTTTCGGTGGCATCAGCCCAATACAAAATATGAATAGGTTTATTTCTTTATAAAATCATTCCTTTACTTAAACAGCAGGCTTTCAACATCAGCGAAAAAAGAAAAAATAGTTTATAAAAAAATGGATAATAAACTCTATACATTAATTTTCTATAAAATTTTTGTATTAATCATAAACATCTACGTAAACTAACACTGCTTCTTCTTTTATAATTTCACAATAATACGCGTTTAGAAGATTATCTATTTTATACTTTAGTTTCTATAGGGTGTACAGGAGTCTCAATTATTCAATACATCGGTATTAAAAAGACCTAACAAGAGAAATTTTGCTTATTCTTTTTGAAAAATAATGAAGTACCCTATGATAAGATAGTTAGGATATAGAACAAGATAGAAACAAAAAAAGCAGCTTTAAAAGCTGCTATAATGAGGTTTGCGGAGAGAGCGGGATTCGAACCCGCGGTACCGTTTCCAGTACGACAGTTTAGCAAACTGTTCCTTTCGGCCTCTCAGGCACCTCTCCGTTTTTATTAAATGATATTATTTTGTTTCAACCAAATGTAACCATCTATTGATTTAAAATAATACTCTCTTTTTTGAGTTTCTGACCTCGTCTCATATTCCTCTTTAGAGATGAGTTCAAATGGTATTCTGCTCTTTGTAGACTTGACTTTGCCACTATTGTGAATAGTTAATCTTTTGTCCATATCTCCACAACTACCATAATAATATCTACCGTCTTTAATAGATTTTAAAATGTAAGTGATATACATATCTTATCACAATTTTTGTTTAGCTCCGAAGGAGTACCTTTGAGACAAACTGTTCCTTTCGGCCTCTTTCCGAGGGAATCCCTTCGGGACAGGCACCTCTCCTTCCCTATTGGGTCTGCAAATATAACAATCCGTATATATCTACAAAAAGAAATTTTAATTCTATTGTGGGTAATCTATCCTAACATGGTAGATACCCATCAGCATTGTTTTGAAAATCAGCTTAATAGTCTCAATTTCCTTCAATGTAATATTACTATCATTTAATTGATCTTGCTCTAATTTATAATCAATAATGCGTTCTACCAGGTTATTGATGCTCTCTGCATCGGGTTCTTTCAAACTTCTTGATGCTGCTTCAACAGAATCTGCTAACATCAATACCGCAGTTTCTTTACTAAAAGGAATTGGGCCAGGGTAACGGAAAGTATTTTCATCTACAATCTTCTCTGGAAAATTTTTCAAGAAAGACTGGTAAAAATAATCTACCCTAGTATTGCCATGATGCGTTCTGATAAAATCTATAATCACTTCTGGCAGATTATGTCTACGAGCAAGTTCAACACCGTTTACCACATGTCTGATGATGATTTGGGCACTTTCCTCATAAGGTAATTTATCATGCGGATTTAAGCCTTTATTTTGGTTCTCAATGAAAAACTGTGGATTTTCCATCTTTCCAATATCATGATAAAGCGCTCCTGCCCTTACCAACAGGGCATTTCCTCCTATTTTAAAAATGGCAGATTCTGCCAAATTAGCTACTTGCAAAGAGTGCTGAAACGTACCAGGCACTTTATAAGCTAACTCTCTTAATAAAGTAGAGTTGGTATTGGTAAGTTCCATTAAAGTAATGTCTGAGGTGATGCCAAACATCTTCTCGAACAAATAAATTAAAGGATAAGCCAATAAAGACAGTAATACACTAAAAATAAAAGGCAAGAATTTGAGCCATTCTACAGATGCCAAAGCTCCTTCTCTAATTAAAGATATACCTAAATAAGAAATAAAATAGGTAAGTAATATCAACAAGGCGCTAATTAAAAATTGCTCTCTACGTACCAGATTTTTAATACTATAAATAGAAACCATACCAGCCGAAATTTGCAAGAAAGCAAACTCGAAGCTATTAGGTACAAAAAAACTTGCTATCAACACCACTAATAAATGGATATTCATAGCTAAACGGGTATCAAATAATATCCTGATGATGATAGGAACAATACAATAAGGAATGTAATACAAACTTGGCAACTTCATCCGGATAGACCAAGAAAGGAAAAACAGCATCCCGGTTACAACCAATAAAATTAAAGAGATTTGCCTATTATCCTGAAAAATATCTTTCCTAAACAAATAAAGAAAAACCATTAGTAAAGAAACGATAAGCGCAACCAGTAAAAACTGACCTAAAAGCACCAAATTTCTATCTCCGGTAACGCGGGCATTCTCTTCATAAGCCAAACGTAAGGATTCTAATTTTTGGTAAACTTCATCATTAATGGTAGAACCATTTTCAATAATAACCTCACCTTTTTGTACCATGCCTCTGGTAGAGGAAACATTTTCTATAGCTTGTTTTTGTAGGCTCTCTGTAAAGCGTTCGTCTAGTAAAATATTGGGTGTTATCCTGTCTTTTAAAACATTTACCAGAATATCAGTCCTCACTTTTTTATTTTCTACAACACGTTCGCTAGCCAAAGAAAAAGCTGAGGTTGTGGTTAATAAAGTTGCCGTACTTACCTCTGTTTTGATATTGTTTTTCAACAACATCATTAAATAATTGGCATTATCTTTTTCTTTCTGATAGCTCTTATTTAAGCCTATAACGCCTTTTTGATAAATATTTTTGAGTAGCTCGAAACCAAATTCAAACGTTCTTTCTTTGTAATCATCATCAGGTAATCCTGCCGAACGCCATTTGGCTTCAAAATCTGCCTGATACTCACTTAACTGAACTTCTAAAACTTTTTCATCTAAACGGTAAACAGGTAAAATAGACTTTAAAATATTGTCTTTATCAGATTTTATTTCTTGTGTAGTTTTTCTAATTGCAAAATTATAGGGAGATATTAAATCATCATGCATCCAAACTATACCCTTTTCAAATTCATATTTGAATCTAGCTTGTTTGGGTAGTATAGCAGTGATAAACAGGATGCTAAGCACCATTAAAACATATTTAAGGGCATAAGCATATTTCCTGTAAATAATTTTATGCGAATCTCTGTTGATAGTAGCCACTTGTATAATTTGTTCAAAAATAGGATATTAATTATAAAATACCGATTTACATTTTAGAAGAATATCAGCATTATTGATGCTTTGATGCTAACAAATGCCAAGCCTGTTTTTCTTAAGCATAAAAAAACCCGCATTTGCGGGCTTCTGATTATATTTTTTCTCCTTTGGCTAATTTCTCTTTTCTGTGGTCTTGCCATAAGTAATGCATCAGGGTATTCAAAACTACTGCATTCCAATCGTGGTGTAAGCTTAATTTCACTTTTTTACGCTTATCGCTGACGCTATCCACATGTAAAATACCTTTATTTAGGTAGTATTTAATATCGTCCCAATGCACCAACTCGGTTTTAACTTTACCCCAAAACCAAGTTTTGTAAGTCATCATAAAACCTTGATTACTTATGGTTGTATTCCCGATATCAAAAGTTTCACCCTCATTTAAAACTTCAATAAAATGGCTCACCAAATACTTTTTAACGTATTGCCACAAGCCAGACATGATATAATAATAAGTATGGTCTTCTTCTAAAAGCTCTTCAACCTTACTACTACTAAATTTTATACTGATGTTTTTTCCATCTTTAGCCTGCACATCAATGGTGTACTCCTTTTTTTCGGGCTTTTTTGCAGAGCCAATTAAAGAAACGCCATAACGTATAGCCGAAACATCTGCGCAAGCTATAGTACTTTGGTTAACCTCAATAAATTCTTTATTGATTTTTACTTTTTGTTTAGATGAAGGGATGACGATATCAACGTCAAAATTGTGTTGCTGCATGCCTCGAATATAATAATTATGAATTAAAAAAGCGTTCCGGTGCCTCCGGATTTTAATTTACCTAAATGATGATAAGCAGCTT
This genomic window contains:
- a CDS encoding ATP-binding protein, producing MVLFTAWYYQQDFQLNRSVFFGIIYFLLLKLLLSRKTSLSRISHMMVWMGLIVIWSNVLMVSGSLNLVAIQFTFMLIMSSFYLIGSRVAIIASILACLPIMINLVYDIKWVLNEYVSAPLASPGYEILVALNFLTVIVAHYFFNQAFSANIAKQIELNRKLEITAKEANQAAQSKSDFLSAMSHELRTPLNAVIGITDLFLANPKSDDNEENLRILKFSSMSLHALINDILDFNKLSSDKLNLDLQKVNLYELVSDVCSTMKFQFEQKHIDLKVSIDEQLQNLPVLSDATRITQILYNLIGNALKFTAKGSVTVSLKVVHQDTEQIGVVFSVADTGIGISKEQQQVVFEPFRQATTSISRNYGGTGLGLAIVRKLLSLFDSDIHLESIPYKGSNFYFNLNLLIDQSTDDLSIELDLLDKDLSEIRILVAEDHVMNRLLLQKVLNKWNNTPVFAENGREALEKLREDSFDIVLMDLYMPELDGYATAKHIRAMQDSRKSQIPILAFTATVSENLLADIQAAGMNDYLSKPFKPIELYQKLITWL
- the rpmI gene encoding 50S ribosomal protein L35: MPKMKTNSSAKKRFSLTGTGKIKRKSAYKSHILTKKTTKQKRNLTQTTYVNDGDMGNVKRMLCIGK
- the infC gene encoding translation initiation factor IF-3 gives rise to the protein MNPNNRSRRTTEPAHNINRRIRAREVRVVGEDIEQGVYPIEKALQMAEELELDLVEISPNANPPVCKIVDYNKFVYEQKKKLKEIKANAKQTVIKEIRFGPNTSDHDFQFKLKHAVSFLEAGEKVRAYVHFKGRAIVYKEQGEILLLKFAQALEDCGKVELLPKLEGKRMFLTVAPKTLKK
- the thrS gene encoding threonine--tRNA ligase, with amino-acid sequence MIKITLPDGSVREYEKGTSAHQIALSISEGLARNVLAAVVDGEVWDASRPIEQDASLKLLTWNDTDGKSTFWHSSAHLLAEALEALYPGTKFGIGPAIETGFYYDVDFGDHQISSDDFKKIEDKIIELAKTKSEYSRTAVSKADALKYFEEKGDEYKLDLIKDLEDGKITFYTQGNFTDLCRGPHIPNTGFIKAVKLMNVAGAYWRGDESRKQLTRIYGVTFPKQSELTEYLHMIEEAKKRDHRKLGKELELFTFSEKVGMGLPLWLPKGTALRERLVNFLQKAQQKAGYDQVITPHIGHKNLYITSGHYDKYGADSFQPIKTPQEGEEFFLKPMNCPHHCEIYKSKPRSYKDLPVRLAEFGTVYRYEQSGELHGLTRVRGFTQDDAHLFCRPDQVKEEFKKVIDLVLYVFKALGFENYTAQVSLRDPENKTKYIGSDENWHLAEQAIIEAAEEKGLPTVVELGEAAFYGPKLDFMVKDALGRKWQLGTIQVDYNLPERFELEYTGSDNQKHRPVMIHRAPFGSLERFVAVLIEHCAGNFPLWLTPEQFIVLPISEKFEDYGKKVLESLNNSDIRGLIDLRDEKIGRKIRDAEIKKLPYMLIIGEKEMQEGMVSVRKHGEGDKGSMTLEEFQNHLQQEIII
- a CDS encoding glycerophosphodiester phosphodiesterase, yielding MKKSIISTLILGIIVFTMTSCAMLNRNSEIQSSVYNPVIAHRGAWKALQLPQNSIASLNQAIALKCYGSEFDVHLTKDNILVVNHDHDFFGINIEQVTYEELLTKKLSNGESIPTAEAYLKAGLKQKQTKLILELKPSKLGKERTLEAAERVVKLIKKLKAENMVEYISFSYDALTKIKDLLPKAKVAYLNGGIAPQQLKQDGIDGLDYHFSEYKKNPTWINDAHQLGLTINAWTVNNPMDMKNLIAQKVAFITTDEPELLIKVLAEK
- a CDS encoding cupin domain-containing protein; this translates as MKTEIFKNIEQDLTEQGFEIANYDATRPWGGFFVINEAQAQKFADTYFNGQQVGQLQIAGKLSPKILVVEPQKRLSWQYHFRRAEIWRVVSGTVGVVTSDTDEEGELKSYHPGETITLKKGERHRLVGLNDWGIIAEIWQHTDKDVPSDEDDIVRLQDDFGR
- a CDS encoding MFS transporter, with product MTSTTQKSYTSALYTLVTVFFFWGFVAASNGIFIPFCKTHFNLTQFESQLIDFTFYGGYFIGSLILYFASQLIKVDILNKMGFKNGIIVGLVISALGAFMMVPSVNIGSFGLILTAFFVIAIGFSLQQTAANPFAVALGTPETGADRLNLAGGVNNFGSLLGPIIVSIILFGTAAGAEPKAVEITSINTLYYILGALFIGVAIFFAISKLPKVTSDEHIEASKKTNGPLLIMLVAFLLILAADPLASMTGISAAIYVYASLLIVVLTLFLSSTAASKKPEGWGAMRYPQLILGMLAIFTYVGVEVSIQSNFGALLNTPEFGSYPEAEIAPFISLYWGSLMIGRWTGAISAFNLSKSVKNILTIVVPFIAFAVILGFNHISGTDIGNLYIYAVCIVVLIAGFFYSQEKPAKTLATFSVLGVVAMLIGLLTTGQTATYAFISGGLCCSIMWPCIFSLSITGLGKYTSQGSSFLIMMILGGAIIPPVQGIFADNSGIHLSYIIPVICFAYLLFFAWKVSKELQKQGFDVNKIEAEGGH
- a CDS encoding GIY-YIG nuclease family protein; this translates as MYITYILKSIKDGRYYYGSCGDMDKRLTIHNSGKVKSTKSRIPFELISKEEYETRSETQKREYYFKSIDGYIWLKQNNII